A single region of the Cryptococcus decagattii chromosome 4, complete sequence genome encodes:
- a CDS encoding ubiquinone biosynthesis monooxygenase COQ6 has protein sequence MRPPTAIPKSGLKNALKVSSRPLISVPAVASRNLHLPRPSFPSRPVRAIVSKSANVTFKRNHSHHAPQPTEPIPEISSENTYDIVIIGGANAGLAFACALLSQPTISQTCRILLVEGSSLDRTRNWPESSEWENRISSLTHENIEWLESIGVWKHITKDRSCPVHEIIVWSNPSPTETPTIHFPPVGRPLARMTENLNLQKALLRRIEETGKGIVDIREKSRVGEMRLGEGGRWVGLRIGDEWVRGSLVVGADGPNSPVRHFSEIESYGHGYNTHAVVATLNHDPDPLYPNTTAFQRFLPTGPIAFLPLSDTSSTLVWSTLPENAAALKKLSHDALTQMINAGFTLPEETLNSLCEAMLSAQSEGTPLTAPQIVTLIATLPIPSTSSDQPILPPAITSIQPPSIASFPLRISHATSYLGERTALVGDAAHTIHPLAGQGLNMGLADVKCLAEVLEETRRLGGDLGSLEGTKGYPKERYPLNHLMLSTTDKLHYIFRARNRLVNWVRGTGFDVINELGPIKRILMGGAGSGVGLGGASARTEKEREFGRAGAEDGLKPAGGWPMMAANGVESWFALKGVMGMVGNVVGEAARNGLRRAADAADGKR, from the exons ACCTTCAAGAGGAATCATTCGCACCACGCTCCACAACCCACCGAGCCTATTCCTGAAATTTCCTCCGAAAATACCTATGATATTGTGATAATTGGCGGTGCAAACGCTGGCCTGGCATTTGCCTGTGCTCTCT TATCTCAACCAACAATCTCCCAGACTTGTCGGATACTTCTGGTGGAAGGCTCATCTTTGGATCGCACTCGTAACTGGCCCGAATCAAGCGAATGGGAGAACCGAATCAGTAGCTTAACCCATGAAAATATTGAATGGCTCGAGA GCATTGGTGTGTGGAAACACATCACAAAGGATAGATCTTGCCCTGTCCATGAAATTATT GTCTGGTCGAACCCTTCCCCTACTGAAACACCCACAATCCACTTTCCTCCTGTCGGACGTCCTTTGGCTCGTATGACAGAAAACCTCAATTTACAAAAGGCTCTTCTCCGACGTATCGAAGAAACAGGTAAAGGCATTGTGGACATCCGTGAAAAGTCTAGAGTGGGGGAGATGCGTCTCGGCGAAGGTGGTCGTTGGGTTGGTCTGCGAATCGGTGATGAATGGGTCCGGGGATCCCTGGTAGTTGGAGCAGATGGTCCGAACTCCCCAGTCAGGCATTTCTCGGAGATTGAATCATACGGTCATGGGTACAACACGCACGCTGTGGTCGCTACCCTTAACCACGACCCCGATCCTCTTTACCCTAACACTACTGCTTTCCAGCGCTTCCTCCCTACTGGACCCATAgccttcctccctctttccGACACATCATCTACGCTGGTGTGGTCCACTCTTCCCGAAAACGCTGCTGCTCTCAAGAAACTATCTCATGATGCCCTCACTCAAATGATCAATGCTGGGTTTACTCTGCCCGAAGAGACACTTAACAGCTTGTGCGAGGCCATGCTGTCTGCTCAGTCTGAAGGAACACCTTTGACAGCACCCCAAATCGTCACTCTCATCGCTACCCTCCCCATCCCTTCTACATCCTCCGACCAGCCCATTCTCCCACCTGCCATCACATCTATCCAACCCCCTTCGATCgcttccttccctcttcGTATCTCCCATGCCACATCCTACCTCGGGGAACGTACCGCTCTTGTGGGCGACGCGGCACATACGATCCACCCTCtggctgggcaagggctGAACATGGGGTTGGCTGACGTCAAGTGTCTTGCAGAAGTCCTCGAAGAGACAAGACGATTGGGAGGTGACTTGGGTAGTCTTGAAGGTACAAAAGGTTATCCTAAAGAACGATATCCTTTAAACCACTTAATGTTGAGTACAACGGACAAGTTACACTATATCTTCCGAGCGAGGAACAGGTTGGTCAATTGGGTGAGAGGTACAGGATTTGATGTGATCAACGAGTTGGGGCCTATCAAGCGGATTTTGATGGGCGGTGCCGGATCCGGAGTTGGACTTGGTGGTGCCTCTGCGAGAACAGAAAAGGAGCGGGAATTTGGACGAGCAGGTGCGGAAGATGGGTTAAAGCCGGCTGGAGGATGGCCGATGATGGCTGCGAACGGCGTTGAAAGCTGGTTCGCCCTCAAAGGAGTGATGGGTATGGTCGGTAATGTGGTTGGAGAAGCTGCAAGGAACGGACTTAGACGAGCTGCCGATGCTGCGGACGGCAAAAGATAA